The sequence TGCTATCCTTTGTATATATGATGCACTGCTGATGGTACCGAGCTGCATGAGGAAAAGCTAAGTCCAATCATACATCAAAGTCAACACTAACAAAAGTCCAGTATAAAACTTTGAATTTGGAGACATGGGGTGGGTAGGAgttttgcaggagaaaaaaaaaaaaaaaaaaaaaaaaaaaaaagagtaagaagaGGCACTTGCAACACAGTCAGGTTCTTCAATAGCTAAGAATCAAACAGATGCTAGATTACCTTTCTAACCATTGGTGGCATGTACCACACGTTGCAAACAATGGCCCAGCTGGTCATTATTCGCAGAAGATAGCTCACGATGTTATATTTGCTGCTGTTCCAGAATGCATCTCCAAACTGAGGATCATACTGTAAGggaccacaaaaaaacaaatgatATAACCCTTTCCCCACAGATCTGAGACAGGCTGTGATGTTCTGAGGTGGATGCTTTCAGTCAGATGCTGGAGTACAAGAAGATTCACAACTGACATGTTTGCTTAGAATGAGGCTTTAGAAAAAGTAGCCTGTGCTTATTAGCAGCAGATGTCACCCATTTGCCTGAACTAAGAGAGCTATGTCTGCTGCAAGCTGCATGCTTCGCTTCCCTTCCGCATCAGGGAAGACTAGCTCAAtctcccttccttccagctTTCTGGAGGAAGAACCTGACCCCACCAGGTCCTACCACCCAGGCTCCATAGGCTGAATGACTTCACGTTCTCATTTTAGCCACTTATACGCTAGGAGTCACCCATGACATGTAGCCAACTGCCAGGGCTCCTGTGCTTCCATTAGCAGCCATACTGAAACAGTTTCTTACTGCCCTGACAAAAACAGATCCCAAACTTAGATATTCAGCAGCTAGCTAGTTCCACTTACTTTGATTGCAACAGGATAGATTGTCCCTCCTATCTCAAAGCTCCCCTTCTTGAACATCATCACAGATGTATTGTTTATGCAGGTGCCTGTCCAGAGAAGAAACTTGGGTCATTACTTCATATAGCCTACTACATTTCAGCAGCAACACTACATCAACATACAGGTCTTACGCTCACGAAGGAGCAAATGCAGGCCCTTTATGGCTAAGCTAAGCATCTTTCCCCTGCTTGCTTTCATTCTCTGTCTTGTGACTAACTCCCTGAACAAAGTCAGAACATGTATGAGACAAAAAACACAAGGCTGAGGTTACATCTGTAGGACAGCGAACTGACATTCAcagcacaaaagaaacaatCTTCCCATTCTTCTGCCTACAGCTTCTGTCAGGAGATCCAACAGCTAAGGACCATATTGTGTTGTCTTCCTGTAATCTCATATTAAATTAGCAGTTCCCTAATAAAATCTAAGCCAGAGGTACATTTGATACACCAGACATATTTGAGCACCAAAAGCCATGAAAGAGAGAACAGGGATGAAATCTACACTGAACGGAGATAAGGAGCAGTTCAGCTTCTTACCTTCTGGAAAAATTAAGATTGGGAGCTTGCTTTTGTCCGCCACATGTTCCCTGAGTCtgtggaagcagaaggaaagcttCAAAACCAGCTCctttccacttttttccccaggcaagtctattaaaaatatctttacgTAGAACACATCTGTTTGAAACCAAAGCCTTTTACTGGACATTAATTTgcacttgcttttctgtttctcacaaaCCTGAAGCTTTGGGCAGGCCACCTCTTAGGCCCCAGTGCATTACACTGAGGCAACatcctgcttgctttcctccatattattttattaatgactGCCAGGGAAGCCAACCAATGTATGCCATTAAGTCAGTCAGATTAATTCTAATCAACTCAACCTGCAAGAAGCTGtctacataagaaaaaaaccaaacaaaaaaccaaaaagccttGTGCAGGAGTCCATCCAGGCTTTGCTTGCTTAGCAGCAGATTTCTTAAAAAGAGGACTCTTAAAACACCTACAGCTCACACTACTTGAGTTAGCACTTGGATGACATAGCAAAATCATACTGCTGCACAGAGGCCAATGAGATGGTGAAGTAACCTGCTAAAGTTAACCtaaaagttctttaaaaattaggAGGACTTTCTATCACTTTTACTACAGTGTTCATACTGTAGTGATACAGTTTGGTGATAATTGCAGAAGACTGCCTTTGTAAGCAGCGCAGTTGTATAATTAGACACATTTTTGCCCCTCATCCAAACAAGCAAAGCTTATTATTTCTAGCTCACAATTTCAAATGAAGTTGAGACAGTTCATGTCACAGAAAGCCCACTtcatcagtatttcttttcaacagaaaGTCCCAGAATTTGAAGTATATTCACAGCCTTTTAAAAGTGTATCTGAATTCATCAGACATTAGTTATTATGCTGATGGTTACCCAAATGAGATGTTTTGTGACAGTCTGCTGCAATCCAGACCTTACCAGAACCTTTGGTCTGCACCATTTCACCCTGTATAAACCTTTCAAGCCTTTCTTGGTGACCTGGGAACCTAACATTTTGATCACAGCAGCAACATCTTCAGGTCATTGTGAATGATCTCATTTGCTTCCTACCACCCCTCCAGCTCACTCCAATAACTGCTGTTGAGCCACTACTATACTGATTGCTTCCACTCCTGCTGACATCTACCAATTTGCAATACCCTGCATCATTCCAGCCTACAATAACGTGCAATTACAGATAACTCGTGCCCTTGTGATTAGCATTTATAAGCAGCAGTCATCATTTGGAATAAACCAAGTAGATATGGCTCCTGTAGATGTAGTGCTTAGGACATGGTTTGGTGATGTAGTTGGCAGACCTGGATTAACAGGTGGACTTTAcaatctcaaaggtcttttccaacctaaatgattctaagATGCTCTTGCAAGTCAGCCTTTTGCCCTCCTGAGATCCCTAGGTTCCAGCTACCCTGTTTCCCAGTGCAATCTCATCAGCTTCTTGGGGTTCCGTCTTTCCAAAGTTTTAATTCCTCATCTGGGTCTTTGTTCAACAACTCTTCGAGGATTACATACCTGGGCGTGGCCTCTCGGGCACTAGCAGGTACCAGAGTTGCACTAGCAGGGCAATCCCCTGCTCCGACCCACACCTCACCTTTTCGTCACTAGATGGCGGTCTTTGATTTCCGAGCGTTCAAACCAGACGTGAGGACAGGCCTTGACCGTGGCTCTCTGAATGACTCCCATTAGTCCACCGTGAACCTGGCCAACCTGCAAGCCCAATAAGGCACATCAATCAGCATATAAGACACCTGAAAAGCAGAACTTCCTCTTCTGCatccccctcaaaaaaacccacaagcacACCGGAGACCGCAAACCAGGACTGGGCAGTGCCCAAAAGAACTATTACAATGTTTGAAAGGATCTAGATGCAAGTGTGGAAGCATCTCTCAAGTATTTCATCAGGTGAGGAGCCTAGCATTGACACTGCCAGGACAACTTCACCAACATGTAACTTGTAGACCAATTTCAACACAATTTATACTTTTACCCACTACCTAGTGCTTAAGTTAACTTTCACAGTAGAGATTAACTGAACTCCGCAACCAATACCCCGcagcctttccctttcctggtctctctccctctgctgtGGTCATCGTGGATCTCCTCGTACCATTGCATAGCATCCATCATTTGTCAAAATGATTGCATCTATCGGTGATGTGTGGTTGGCAACACAAATTCCTCCTTTCTGAGGTTTGTTTTCCCTGCAATTACATAAATTTTTTGTTAGACTACTAGTGCACTAACCACCACACTACACACACAACAGTTCCATAAAGCTGCCAAGTGAGTCAGCATCTAGTGCGACATTAACCTGCAGGTCAGGAAAGAGCTGCCCCATTTCAAATAGGATACTCACACATGGAAGTATACACACACTTTTGCTATAGCAACATCAGCTCACTCACTTGTTATGGTAATGGATGGTACCAGACAGAGCTCTGACAAGGATGCGGGAGCACGTGAGGTGGACCACTTCACTCAGATAGTTTTTCACACTGAAAGAAATCACAGGCATCTGGAGCATCCTGGAAAGCAGCTAGACAGACACACAATATTCTCTAGCCTCAACACAACTCAGGGCTGAAATTTTCCTGGTACTCTGGAGCACAGAGGAACATTCCCAGCTCTACCACTCACTTGCTACAGCAGCTCAGCCAAGACATGCAAGACCCTTGGTCTCACTTACCGAGGCAAGGCTGTCATCTCCTCGCCAGGTACTTCTTTGTCCCATGATGTCCCACGACAGTAAGAGTAGCCCATCAGAAATCACCAGCCTCAATGCTAAGCCTGGCAAGAAGCCAACCTCTGCCCAAGTTCAAAATGCTACTAAAAGCAAGGCCACAAGCTTGTGGGTGAACTGTCAGTAGTCTACCACTTGTGAAATCTGTCCAGTCCTAATCTTGAGCTGTTTGCACGGATGCCAGTTGTCAAATTTGTCCCTCACACACCACAACACAGTACCTACCTGCTGTTTGGCAGCTGTCCGACCATTGTTGTCCCCACAATCATTGAGATAATCCCAATGGCAGCCAGGGTAAAGCTACAGGGAAAATAGACATTAAATCAAAATAAGtagttttgttcattttagtATCACTCTCCCCTTCAAAATGGAAAGGGATTGCAGGAATTCAATTATTCCTCAGATACTCGACATATCCAGTTCCATAACTCAATAATTCCCCAACACATTGCTCAAAATCATGGTCTAGCAAAGGCAGCAGATTCAGATACCCCAATGCATGTAGTGTCATGGAGTTTTAGAGCTTGCCCAACTTACACTTACATTGCAAATACACAACTTACAGGAagcattcacagaaaaaagatGACCACTAGCCCTAACCTACTCTCCACAGTAAATGGCAAGATAGAAGTGTTCTGAATGGCTTCTTAACCATTCAAAGAATTTAAGCAGGTTCATCTTTCTTTATCTACTAATGCTGCTTTTGGGTTAAAAGAGCTGAGATGACATTTCCcaagaaaacacacatttaCGTTCCCAGACTGACAAAACCCCTCAGCACCCATGAGCTTACCGCAGGGGCAGCAGTAAGCAGTACCGCACTATAACCCCAACGACCCACACAACAGTCAGCCTCAGGCTGATGTAGTGGAAGTTGACATTAGTCCTTGTGAGGAGATTCCAGGAGACCAGCTCTTCAGAGGAAAACCTTTGGGTGACTTCATCTTCCACAATGGCTTCAAAcccttttctgcagaagtaGAATATGTCAGAGAATTCGAAGTCCACTCGATGCAGACGCGCGATTTCTTTCTCCATAGGCGTTTCATCTCTTTCAATGATACCTTGGGAAGGAAAGGGTAACCCTATAAGGAAATAATTCTATACAGCAACAGTCATCCTCCAAATCACTTACCACTTTGCATTACTCAAGGAGACAAATTCACTGTCGGACCCTCTCCTATGAAAGCAAGATCAGGTGGGTAGTTGAACACAGCATACTCGTCAGTAGGCCAGTTCTGGATCCCCTTCCTCACATAAACACCTTGAGCAGCAGATATATCAAGTTCTGCTGCCTCCTGAAGGTGAAGCAAGAAGGTAAACCCTTTCCCACCGTCTGACAAGTCCTCAACTCAGCAACTTTATTCAAGACCATCTTACACTTCCAGAGCAAACCAAGCAAGACCTTGGCCTTTCCAttcccttctcctggtgctCTGTGTATTTAAGGGCATTCAGCATCCTCCATGGATAGTCATAGGCCCATCTCTCATCAGACATTCTGGCATCCCACAGCCACATCCAGCTGAGATGCACTCCACTACTACCTGCCAAAGCCCCAGACCACAACTGCTACCTGACATCTGTGCATGGACCAGCTTTGAACCAAATGTACCTCCCTCCCTTCTCAGCACAAGTGTTTTCTATAAGCAAAGACAGGATCACACTACTTTTTATTTAAGTC comes from Falco naumanni isolate bFalNau1 chromosome 1, bFalNau1.pat, whole genome shotgun sequence and encodes:
- the LOC121082897 gene encoding glycerol-3-phosphate acyltransferase 3 isoform X1, yielding MEDVWSVAGQVGAVWLALVLGLIVLPSALGVSLGISEAYMWVLVKTLEWATIRIEKGVKKPQPQMLKTPAANGIIERDETPMEKEIARLHRVDFEFSDIFYFCRKGFEAIVEDEVTQRFSSEELVSWNLLTRTNVNFHYISLRLTVVWVVGVIVRYCLLLPLRFTLAAIGIISMIVGTTMVGQLPNSSVKNYLSEVVHLTCSRILVRALSGTIHYHNKENKPQKGGICVANHTSPIDAIILTNDGCYAMVGQVHGGLMGVIQRATVKACPHVWFERSEIKDRHLVTKRLREHVADKSKLPILIFPEGTCINNTSVMMFKKGSFEIGGTIYPVAIKYDPQFGDAFWNSSKYNIVSYLLRIMTSWAIVCNVWYMPPMVRKEGEDAVQFANRVRSAIARQGGLTELPWDGGLKRAKVKDTFKEEQQKNYSKMLVRNGSIGSLSTGTESD
- the LOC121082897 gene encoding glycerol-3-phosphate acyltransferase 3 isoform X2, with amino-acid sequence MLKTPAANGIIERDETPMEKEIARLHRVDFEFSDIFYFCRKGFEAIVEDEVTQRFSSEELVSWNLLTRTNVNFHYISLRLTVVWVVGVIVRYCLLLPLRFTLAAIGIISMIVGTTMVGQLPNSSVKNYLSEVVHLTCSRILVRALSGTIHYHNKENKPQKGGICVANHTSPIDAIILTNDGCYAMVGQVHGGLMGVIQRATVKACPHVWFERSEIKDRHLVTKRLREHVADKSKLPILIFPEGTCINNTSVMMFKKGSFEIGGTIYPVAIKYDPQFGDAFWNSSKYNIVSYLLRIMTSWAIVCNVWYMPPMVRKEGEDAVQFANRVRSAIARQGGLTELPWDGGLKRAKVKDTFKEEQQKNYSKMLVRNGSIGSLSTGTESD